In Cydia amplana chromosome 2, ilCydAmpl1.1, whole genome shotgun sequence, the following proteins share a genomic window:
- the LOC134656473 gene encoding uncharacterized protein LOC134656473 → MAQSYLGSLPNFDYKSGEWSIFKGKLTQFFKVNATSITADKKCAVLITHLSDDSYRLARNLVYPSDLEAKTYDELIAVLDKHFKIKKCSFANKAKFYSATKKPDESLGDWAARLRGLASFCDLGTALETVLTDRFVLGLGSGPERDKLFEQDAATLTFSKALEVAEQAASARQAQAMVGETGSIGNVPIKEEPVFRAASAASPGRGGARGRASRGGGAGAGRATDVASGSKWHQRDDFNRCNICGMKNHSAETCRYKGYKCGKCGVKGHLKKVCKLRFHNIQAQGGESETSCEDCEECALYNLRYEHYDPIILTVLINGDKFYMELDSGYTSATLNYVFITGIK, encoded by the exons atggcgCAGTCTTATCTCGGTTCTTTGCCTAATTTCGATTACAAATCCGGAGAGTGGTCTATTTTTAAGGGGAAATTAACTcagttttttaaagtaaatgcTACTAGTATTACAGCCGATAAAAAATGTGCAGTGTTAATAACGCATCTTTCGGACGATTCGTATCGCTTGGCACGTAATCTCGTGTACCCTAGTGATTTAGAAGCGAAAACGTATGACGAACTTATTGCTGTTTTagataaacattttaaaattaaaaagtgttcATTTGCTAATAAGGCGAAGTTCTACAGTGCGACGAAAAAGCCAGACGAGTCTTTAGGAGACTGGGCGGCGCGGCTACGCGGGTTGGCAAGTTTTTGCGACCTGGGCACCGCCCTGGAGACGGTGCTGACGGACCGTTTCGTTCTCGGTCTGGGTTCCGGTCCCGAGCGCGACAAGCTGTTTGAACAAGACGCGGCGACCCTTACGTTCTCCAAGGCGTTGGAGGTCGCAGAGCAAGCGGCTAGTGCTAGGCAAGCCCAGGCGATGGTAGGCGAAACTGGCAGTATCGGCAACGTGCCGATAAAGGAGGAGCCGGTGTTCCGTGCGGCGAGCGCGGCGAGCCCTGGGCGCGGCGGCGCCCGTGGCCGCGCCAGTCGCGGTGGCGGAGCTGGCGCCGGTCGTGCTACGGATGTCGCATCGGGTTCCAAATGGCATCAACGCGATGACTTCAATAGGTGTAATATTTGCGGCATGAAAAACCACAGTGCGGAAACGTGTCGTTACAAAGGTTATAAGTGCGGCAAGTGTGGTGTTAAGGGACACCTAAAGAAAGTATGCAAACTAAGATTTCACAATATCCAAGCACAGGGAGGAGAATCGGAAACTTCTTGCGAGGACTGTGAGGAGTGCGCGCTATACAATTTAAGGTATGAACATTACGATCCCATTATTTTAACTGTATTAATCAACGGTGACAAATTTTATATGGAACTTGACTCAGG TTACACGAGTGCAACATTAAATTATGTGTTTATAACGGGCATAAAATGA
- the LOC134659163 gene encoding uncharacterized protein LOC134659163, which produces MSLKMEHSIKLPPNFDLRAANAATEWRLWRLCFEDYLVGSGQDNAADKVKLALLRNMLGMEAARIVTTSLQLSESEKDNYDSVMNAITKYVSPRVNEVFERFKFNNRKQLEGESFDNFFTECKQLILTCNYKQNKDSIEDQLLRDKIVQGVLDKTVQESLLKLDNLTLEKAANYCRTSEMSKQQVQEMNPTIEIDVVKKSKSHQAQKKHVFQCRRCQTQHGLRECPAYGKKCTRCGKLNHLAVSCKVKKINLTQEDSEESDDTLFCGAVTSKGKNKWMDFIDIEGKSIYGKIDTGAEVSIMPTKIFKQLQSIEALRPSKTLEAFDGTKVKAIGKVRLHCKYRERECYEDFRVVDCKSMILGVPGCEALKLVKRIYSVDEAGDGTLKEDFIKENIDVFQGHGPN; this is translated from the exons ATGTCGTTAAAGATGGAGCATTCCATCAAGCTACCACCAAACTTTGATTTGCGAGCTGCAAATGCGGCAACAGAATGGCGGCTATGGCGTCTCTGTTTTGAAGACTACTTGGTGGGTTCAGGGCAAGATAATGCCGCGGATAAGGTAAAATTAGCCCTATTGAGAAATATGCTAGGAATGGAAGCTGCCAGAATAGTCACCACGTCGCTACAGCTTTCCGAGAGTGAAAAAGATAATTACGATTCGGTCATGAACGCAATAACAAAATATGTCAGCCCGCGAGTAAATGAAGTTTTCGAACGATTCAAGTTTAACAATAGGAAACAACTAGAAGGAGAAAGTTTTGATAATTTCTTTACGGAATGTAAACAattaattttgacatgtaaCTATAAACAAAACAAGGATTCAATAGAAGATCAATTGTTGAGGGACAAAATTGTACAAGGAGTATTAGACAAAACAGTACAAGAATCTTTACTGAAACTAGATAACCTTACACTTGAAAAGGCAGCCAACTATTGTCGCACTTCAGAAATGAGTAAACAACAGGTGCAGGAGATGAACCCGACAATAGAAATTGATGTGGTCAAAAAATCTAAATCCCATCAGGCACAGAAAAAACACGTATTTCAATGTAGGAGATGCCAAACTCAACATGGGCTGCGAGAATGTCCTGCCTATGGGAAAAAATGCACCAGATGTGGAAAATTGAATCACCTTGCAGTCAGCTGTAAagtcaagaaaattaatttaactCAAGAAGATTCAGAGGAGTCAGATGACACTTTATTTTGTGGTGCAGTTACTAGTAAAGGGAAAAACAAATGGATGGACTTTATTGACATCGAAGGAAAGAGCATATATGGTAAAATTGATACCGGGGCAGAAGTAAGTATCATGCCAACAAAAATCTTCAAGCAACTTCAATCTATTGAGGCGCTCAGACCATCAAAGACCTTGGAAGCATTTGATGGTACAAAAGTCAAAGCCATTGGAAAGGTCCGTCTCCATTGCAAGTACAGGGAACGAGAGTGTTATGAGGACTTCAGAGTTGTAGATTGCAAGTCAATGATATTAGGAGTGCCAGGTTGTGAAGCTTTAAAACTAGTTAAGCGAATTTACAGTGTTGATGAAGCTGGAGATGGGACTCTAAAAGAGGACTTCATAAAAGAAAATATAGATGTTTTCCAAGGTCATG GACCAAATTGA
- the LOC134659785 gene encoding glutathione S-transferase 1-1-like — protein MPDLYYVPGSAPCRAVLLAAKALNVNLNLKLVDLHHGEQLKPEYLKLNPQHTVPTLVDDGLSLWESRAIITYLANKYGKGSTLYPEEPRARALVDQRLYFDIGTLYQRFADYFYPQLFGGAPADQGKLQKIEEALKFLDTFLEGQKYVAGPNLTLADLSLIASVSSFEATDIDFKKYSNVKRWYETVKSTAPGYQEANEKGLEAFKGLVNSMMKK, from the exons ATGCCAGACCTATACTACGTACCCGGTTCGGCCCCCTGCAGGGCGGTGCTCCTGGCAGCCAAAGCCCTCAACGTCAACCTGAACCTCAAGCTGGTAGACCTTCACCACGGAGAACAGCTCAAGCCTGAATACCTGAAG CTAAACCCACAGCACACAGTCCCCACGCTGGTGGACGACGGGCTCTCGCTGTGGGAGTCGCGCGCCATCATCACGTACCTGGCCAACAAGTACGGCAAGGGCAGCACCCTCTACCCTGAGGAGCCCCGCGCGCGAGCCCTTGTAGACCAGCGGCTGTACTTCGACATTGGAACACTGTACCAGAGATTCGCTGATTACTTC tACCCACAGCTATTCGGTGGCGCACCCGCCGACCAGGGCAAGCTACAAAAGATCGAAGAAGCTCTCAAGTTCCTAGACACGTTCCTCGAGGGCCAGAAGTACGTGGCCGGCCCCAACCTGACCCTCGCCGACCTGAGCCTCATCGCCAGCGTGTCCAGCTTCGAGGCCACCGACATCGACTTTAAGAAATACTCTAACGTCAAGAG aTGGTACGAGACCGTCAAGTCCACAGCTCCCGGCTACCAGGAAGCCAACGAAAAGGGCCTGGAAGCGTTCAAGGGGCTCGTCAACAGCATGATGAAGAAGTAA